Genomic segment of bacterium:
GCTGCTCTCCACGGTCCTGCGCGGCGTCGCGGTGCGGGTGATCGGCGTGCCCGCGGGGGGCGCCTTCCGGGTGATGCCCGACCGCGTGGACGTCCAGGTCGAGGGGCCGCAAGACCTGGTGCGGGGTCTCACCGCGCAGTCCGTCACCGCGGAGATCAGCGCGGCGGGGCGGGGGCCCGGCCAGTACACGATAAGCCCGCGCGCGGTTCTCCCGCCGGGGATCCGCGTCCTGACGGTGCAGCCGGCCCAGGTCGTGGTTATCCTGTCGTCGTTGTGAGGGTCTGTGGGGCGGTTGTTCGGGACCGACGGGATCAGGGGCATCGCCAATGCGGACCTTTCCACCGAGCTCGTCGACCGGGTAGGACGGGCGGCGGCGCTCGTGCTCGCTCCCGGAGGCCGCGGCCGTTTCGCCGTCGGGCGTGATCCGCGGATCTCGGGTCATCTCCTCGAGGCCGCCCTCACCGCGGGCATGGCCTCCGCCGGCGCCGATGTGCTGCGGCTCGGCGTGATTCCCACCCCGGCCGTCGCCTACCTGACCCGGCTGCTCGATGTGCACGCCGGCATCGTCATCTCCGCGTCCCACAACCCGGTCGAGGACAACGGGGTCAAGTTTTTCTCGGCGACCGGGTTCAAATTGCCGGATTCGGTCGAGGCGGAGATCGAGGGCGCTTTGGACCGTGCGGCGGCGCTGCCGCGACCGATCGGCAGCCGGGTCGGGAGGATCGTCGACGTTCCCGACGCCCGGGAACGCTACCTGGCATACGTTGCCGGTCTCGCCCGCGCAACTTTGGAGGGGTGGCGCATCGTCGTGGACTGCGCCAACGGGGCGACAAGCGAGGTCGCCCCGGCCCTGTGGGAGCGATTGGGCGCCACGGTCATTCCCATCCACGCCGCTCCCGACGGGACCAACATCAACGCCGGGTGCGGGTCCACCCACCCCGAGGTGATCCAATCGGCGGCGCGGGCGCACGGCGCCGACGTGGGCTTCGCCCACGACGGGGACGGTGATCGGGCGATCGCCGCCGACCGGCACGGGCACCTCGTCGACGGGGATGCGATCATGGGGATCACCGCCCTCCACCGCCAGGCCCGTGCGGAACTCCCTGGCAACCTCGTCGTGGCGACGGTGATGAGCAATCTGGGCCTGGAGCGGGTCCTCCGCGCCGCCGGCATTCACCTGGATCGGGTCCGCGTGGGGGATCGATACGTCCTGGAGCGGATGCTGGCGAGCGGAGCAGGCGTGGGCGGCGAACAGAGCGGGCATGTCATCTTCCTGGACCGGGCCACGACCGGGGACGGGTTGGTCACCGCGGTCGAACTCGTCAACGTGATGCTCGATTCCGGCCGGCGGCTGGACGAGCTTCGGGTTCCGTTCGTCCGGTATCCGCAGGTCCTGCTCAACGTGCGGGTCGTCCATCCCGAGCGTTGGGCCGACGATCCCGAGATCCTGCGCGCCGTCGCGGAGGCCGAGGCGCGGTTGGGAGGGCGCGGCCGGGTCCTCATCCGGGCCTCCGGAACCGAGCCGCTCGTCCGCGTCATGACCGAGTCCGAAGATGCGGGGATCGCGGAGGAGATCGCCCGCGAGCTCACCGAGTTGGTGACCCATCGGCTCGGGGGAGCGGCCGAGCCGGGGGTCCCAAACGGCGACGCGGCTGAGGGGCTGGGCGGAGGGGAATAATAATGGGTTGAATCCCACAAGG
This window contains:
- the glmM gene encoding phosphoglucosamine mutase; translation: MGRLFGTDGIRGIANADLSTELVDRVGRAAALVLAPGGRGRFAVGRDPRISGHLLEAALTAGMASAGADVLRLGVIPTPAVAYLTRLLDVHAGIVISASHNPVEDNGVKFFSATGFKLPDSVEAEIEGALDRAAALPRPIGSRVGRIVDVPDARERYLAYVAGLARATLEGWRIVVDCANGATSEVAPALWERLGATVIPIHAAPDGTNINAGCGSTHPEVIQSAARAHGADVGFAHDGDGDRAIAADRHGHLVDGDAIMGITALHRQARAELPGNLVVATVMSNLGLERVLRAAGIHLDRVRVGDRYVLERMLASGAGVGGEQSGHVIFLDRATTGDGLVTAVELVNVMLDSGRRLDELRVPFVRYPQVLLNVRVVHPERWADDPEILRAVAEAEARLGGRGRVLIRASGTEPLVRVMTESEDAGIAEEIARELTELVTHRLGGAAEPGVPNGDAAEGLGGGE